A stretch of Microbulbifer sp. SAOS-129_SWC DNA encodes these proteins:
- the gap gene encoding type I glyceraldehyde-3-phosphate dehydrogenase, translated as MKIKIAINGYGRIGRNVTRAIYESGYGDRVQLVAINDLAPVESNAHLTRFDTVHGRFNTEVAVDGDALVIGGDRVQVCQERDPAKLPWAELGVDLVLECTGLFTDKAAASKHLEAGAKAVLISAPSKDADLTVVYGVNDDKLTADHKVVSNASCTTNCLSPVAKALHRELGIERGFMTTVHAYTNDQNTQDAVHKDIYRARAAADNMIPTKTGAAAAVGLVLPELKGLLDGMAVRVPVNNVSLVDCQFIAKRETTVEEVNAIMRAAAEASGGVLTCCEQPLVSSDFNHTTASSHFDANHTRVNGNLVKVMAWYDNEWGFSHRMLDTSLAMAEALQLEAQVAETA; from the coding sequence ATGAAGATTAAGATTGCCATCAACGGCTACGGCCGCATCGGCCGCAATGTGACCCGCGCTATTTACGAGTCGGGCTACGGCGACCGCGTACAGCTGGTTGCGATCAACGACCTGGCGCCGGTGGAGTCCAATGCACACCTGACCCGTTTCGATACCGTGCACGGCCGCTTCAACACCGAAGTCGCGGTCGATGGCGACGCGCTGGTGATCGGTGGTGACCGCGTACAGGTCTGCCAGGAGCGCGACCCGGCCAAACTGCCGTGGGCAGAGTTGGGTGTGGATCTGGTGCTGGAATGCACCGGTCTGTTCACCGACAAGGCTGCCGCCTCCAAGCACCTCGAGGCCGGCGCCAAGGCTGTGCTGATCAGCGCGCCGTCCAAGGACGCCGATCTGACCGTGGTTTACGGTGTGAATGACGACAAGCTGACCGCAGACCACAAGGTGGTGTCCAACGCCTCCTGCACCACCAACTGTCTGTCGCCGGTGGCCAAGGCGTTGCACCGCGAGTTGGGCATCGAGCGCGGTTTCATGACCACCGTGCACGCCTACACCAACGACCAGAACACCCAGGACGCGGTGCACAAGGACATCTACCGCGCCCGCGCCGCTGCCGATAACATGATCCCCACCAAGACAGGCGCCGCCGCCGCCGTGGGCCTGGTATTGCCGGAGCTCAAAGGGCTGCTGGACGGCATGGCCGTGCGTGTGCCGGTCAATAATGTTTCCCTGGTGGACTGCCAGTTTATCGCCAAGCGCGAGACCACGGTGGAAGAAGTGAACGCGATCATGCGCGCGGCTGCCGAAGCCAGCGGCGGTGTCCTGACGTGCTGCGAGCAGCCCCTGGTATCGTCCGATTTCAATCACACCACCGCTTCCAGCCACTTCGATGCCAACCACACCCGTGTGAACGGCAATCTGGTCAAGGTCATGGCCTGGTACGACAACGAGTGGGGCTTCTCCCACCGTATGCTGGATACCAGCCTGGCCATGGCGGAAGCATTGCAACTGGAGGCGCAGGTCGCAGAAACTGCCTGA
- a CDS encoding bifunctional 4-hydroxy-2-oxoglutarate aldolase/2-dehydro-3-deoxy-phosphogluconate aldolase, with product MQKNLAEVLQQAGVVPVLVIDKVEDALPLAQALVEGGLNVLEITLRTSSALAAVAEIAKHLPDAHVGTGTVLSEDDLRRSIDAGASFMVSPGATEQLLDAADKVEVPLLPGAASPSEVMRLLERGYRYQKFFPAEAAGGVPMLKSLGGPLSQVQFCPTGGIGPGNAAEYLALGNVVCVGGSWMAAPKLVQEKDWAEITRQAKEARALKPA from the coding sequence ATGCAAAAAAATCTTGCCGAAGTACTGCAACAGGCTGGAGTAGTCCCGGTACTGGTGATCGACAAGGTCGAGGACGCACTGCCGCTGGCGCAAGCGCTGGTGGAGGGCGGTTTGAATGTACTGGAAATTACCCTGCGCACTTCCTCCGCGCTGGCCGCGGTGGCGGAAATTGCCAAGCACCTGCCGGACGCCCACGTCGGTACCGGCACGGTGTTGAGCGAGGATGACCTGCGCCGCTCGATCGATGCCGGCGCCAGCTTTATGGTCAGCCCCGGCGCCACTGAGCAGCTGCTGGATGCGGCGGACAAGGTCGAGGTACCACTGTTGCCCGGCGCCGCCAGCCCCTCGGAAGTCATGCGTCTGCTGGAGCGTGGCTACCGCTACCAGAAGTTCTTCCCGGCCGAGGCTGCCGGCGGCGTGCCAATGCTGAAGTCACTCGGTGGCCCGCTGTCCCAGGTGCAGTTCTGCCCCACTGGTGGTATCGGCCCGGGCAATGCCGCCGAATACCTGGCGCTGGGCAATGTCGTGTGTGTCGGTGGCTCCTGGATGGCTGCACCGAAACTGGTACAGGAAAAAGACTGGGCTGAAATCACCCGCCAGGCAAAAGAAGCGCGCGCGCTGAAACCCGCTTGA
- the pgl gene encoding 6-phosphogluconolactonase, with translation MMVEEKFYSDRERLVQALTHDCAAALQRGIKEQGQASFLVSGGSTPEPVYRELSRRPLPWSQINVALVDERWVDRDASGSNQAFIENSLLQNYAAEAPFLGMKTPHGTAAEGQADCERAYGELPRPFDVCVLGMGSDGHTASLFPHADGLAAALDPKGTQLCRAITAQQSDVTGTHTERMTLTLAAILQARDIKLLITGEEKLRVYREALLGSDELEMPVRSILKQGLNSVSVYWAP, from the coding sequence ATGATGGTAGAAGAAAAGTTTTATTCCGATCGCGAGCGCCTGGTTCAGGCGCTGACCCACGACTGCGCCGCGGCGCTGCAGCGCGGCATCAAAGAGCAGGGGCAGGCGAGCTTCCTGGTATCCGGCGGCAGCACGCCGGAGCCGGTATACCGCGAGCTGTCCAGGCGCCCGCTGCCGTGGTCGCAGATCAATGTCGCGCTGGTGGATGAGCGCTGGGTAGACCGCGATGCCAGTGGCAGTAACCAGGCGTTTATCGAAAACAGCCTGCTGCAGAACTATGCCGCCGAAGCACCGTTTCTGGGCATGAAAACGCCCCATGGCACCGCTGCCGAGGGCCAAGCGGACTGCGAGCGCGCCTACGGCGAGCTGCCGCGCCCGTTCGATGTCTGTGTGCTGGGCATGGGCAGTGACGGTCACACCGCGTCGCTGTTCCCGCACGCCGACGGCCTGGCCGCGGCCCTCGATCCGAAAGGGACGCAATTGTGCCGCGCGATTACTGCACAGCAGAGCGACGTGACCGGCACTCATACCGAACGCATGACCCTGACGCTGGCAGCGATCCTGCAGGCGCGGGATATCAAGCTGCTGATTACCGGCGAGGAAAAGCTGCGTGTCTACCGCGAGGCGTTGCTGGGCAGTGACGAACTGGAGATGCCGGTGCGCAGCATTCTGAAACAGGGCCTCAATTCGGTCTCCGTCTACTGGGCGCCCTGA
- the zwf gene encoding glucose-6-phosphate dehydrogenase, translated as MSNPFDMVLFGGGGDLALRKLIPALYRAYKEGSLAEGCRILPVCRRQEDADGYLHTAQQALKTHLRDGEYSEEIWQEFSPLLRAVGLDIARPDEQWDQLADILGNDIERVRIFYLAIPPAVFGPCCENLSLKGLIHENSRVVVEKPLGYNAQTSDEINSKIATYFPENNIFRIDHYLGKETVQNLLALRFSNVLFEHLWDAQTIDHIQISISETVGLEGRAGFYDETGALRDMVQNHLLQLLCLIAMESPNSMSSKNIRAEKIKVLEALRPLMGEGVDDNIVRGQYVAGGLDTQLVPGYLEELDAATSSTETFVAIRAHIDNWRWAGVPFYLRTGKRMEKRCAEIVIQYKNVSHRVYEPSAGEVLPNRLVIRLQPEESIKLVLMAKKMDSLAMELQPAELNLTLSDTYDSFKSDAYKRLMLDAAANNSALFIHRDEVAAAWAWVDPIIEHWRDTGNQPQLYRAGSWGPQAAAELLARDGRHWFNP; from the coding sequence ATGAGCAACCCTTTTGACATGGTGTTATTCGGCGGCGGCGGTGACCTTGCGCTGCGCAAGCTGATACCGGCGCTCTACCGCGCCTATAAGGAAGGCAGTCTCGCCGAGGGGTGTCGGATCCTGCCCGTATGCCGCCGCCAGGAAGATGCGGATGGCTATCTGCACACCGCCCAGCAGGCGCTCAAGACACACTTGCGCGACGGCGAGTACAGCGAGGAAATCTGGCAGGAGTTCAGTCCGCTGCTGCGCGCTGTGGGCCTGGATATCGCCAGGCCCGACGAACAGTGGGACCAGCTCGCGGATATCCTCGGCAACGACATCGAGCGCGTGCGCATCTTTTATCTGGCGATTCCGCCGGCAGTGTTTGGCCCCTGCTGCGAAAACCTGTCCCTGAAGGGATTGATCCACGAAAACTCGCGCGTGGTGGTGGAAAAGCCCCTGGGCTACAACGCCCAGACCTCCGACGAGATCAACAGCAAGATCGCCACCTACTTCCCGGAAAATAATATTTTCCGCATCGATCACTACCTGGGTAAGGAAACTGTCCAGAACCTGCTGGCGCTGCGCTTCAGCAATGTGCTGTTCGAGCACCTGTGGGATGCCCAGACCATCGATCATATCCAGATCAGTATTTCCGAGACAGTTGGCCTCGAGGGTCGCGCGGGCTTCTACGACGAGACCGGCGCACTGCGCGACATGGTGCAGAACCACCTGCTGCAACTGCTGTGCCTGATTGCGATGGAATCCCCCAACAGCATGTCCTCGAAAAATATCCGCGCCGAGAAAATCAAGGTGCTGGAGGCGCTGCGACCGCTGATGGGCGAGGGCGTAGATGACAACATTGTGCGCGGCCAGTACGTCGCCGGTGGCCTCGACACCCAGCTGGTGCCCGGTTACCTCGAGGAGCTGGATGCGGCCACCAGCAGTACAGAGACGTTTGTCGCCATCCGCGCGCACATCGACAACTGGCGCTGGGCCGGAGTGCCTTTTTATCTGCGCACTGGCAAACGTATGGAGAAGCGTTGCGCCGAGATCGTGATCCAGTACAAGAACGTGTCGCACCGGGTGTACGAACCGTCAGCGGGTGAAGTGTTGCCCAACCGCCTGGTGATCCGCCTGCAACCGGAAGAGAGCATCAAGCTGGTACTGATGGCGAAAAAGATGGACAGCCTGGCCATGGAGCTGCAACCGGCGGAGCTGAACCTGACGCTGTCCGACACCTACGACAGCTTCAAGAGTGATGCCTACAAGCGCCTGATGCTGGATGCGGCGGCCAACAATTCCGCGCTGTTTATCCACCGCGATGAAGTGGCGGCCGCCTGGGCCTGGGTCGATCCGATCATCGAGCACTGGCGCGATACCGGCAACCAGCCGCAACTGTACCGCGCCGGTAGCTGGGGGCCGCAGGCCGCCGCAGAACTGCTGGCGCGCGATGGCCGCCACTGGTTTAACCCTTAA
- the edd gene encoding phosphogluconate dehydratase produces the protein MVHSKVQAVTERIIERSVDTRAQYLAQIERARIEGRASSHLSCGNLAHAIAASSDEDKKLIASGRGPNLGIVTAYNDMLSAHQPYGTYPQLLKDAASRNGATAQVAGGVPAMCDGVTQGRAGMELSLFSRDVIAMSTAIALSHDVFEGALYLGICDKIVPGLVIGALAFGHLPAMFVPAGPMPTGLANAEKVRVRQLYAEGKVGRKELLEAESASYHSPGTCTFYGTANSNQMLVEIMGLQLPGSSFVNPGTDLRNALNDAAVKQLVQITEPSLHTPIAKILSEKTFVNGIVGLLATGGSTNHTLHLVAMARAAGIQLTWQDMADLSEVVPLLCHVYPNGTADINQFAAAGGMQYLIRELLGAGLLHDDVHTVLGNSGLKPYCHDPFLDDDKTGVVWRPTVEESGNPDIIRPASDPFSSHGGLQLLDGNLGKSVIKVSALKPEHLHVKAPAVVFNSQDEVLERFKAGELEKDFIAVVRFQGPQAIGMPELHKLTPTLGVLQDRGFKVALVTDGRMSGASGKVPAAIHMAPEAVDGGNIAKVRDGDLIELDSNAGVLRVHVDDAELAAREPAHCDLTESGRGMGRELFANMRALASGAESGASILF, from the coding sequence ATGGTACACAGCAAGGTTCAAGCAGTTACCGAGCGCATTATCGAGCGCAGTGTCGATACGCGTGCGCAATATCTGGCGCAGATCGAGCGCGCCCGCATCGAGGGGCGCGCCAGCAGTCACCTGTCGTGCGGCAACCTGGCCCACGCCATTGCCGCCTCCAGCGATGAAGACAAGAAACTGATCGCCAGCGGCCGCGGCCCCAATCTGGGCATCGTTACCGCTTACAACGACATGCTGTCGGCGCACCAGCCCTACGGCACCTACCCGCAGCTGCTGAAAGACGCGGCGTCGCGCAATGGCGCCACCGCACAGGTCGCCGGTGGTGTACCGGCCATGTGCGACGGCGTGACCCAGGGCCGCGCAGGCATGGAGCTGAGCCTGTTCTCCCGCGATGTGATTGCCATGTCCACCGCTATTGCGCTGTCCCACGATGTCTTCGAGGGCGCGCTCTACCTGGGTATCTGCGACAAGATCGTGCCCGGGCTGGTGATCGGCGCGCTGGCATTTGGCCACCTGCCGGCGATGTTCGTGCCGGCGGGCCCGATGCCCACCGGCCTCGCCAACGCGGAAAAGGTGCGGGTGCGCCAGCTCTACGCCGAGGGCAAGGTGGGACGCAAGGAGCTGCTGGAGGCCGAGAGCGCTTCCTATCACAGCCCCGGCACCTGCACCTTCTACGGTACTGCCAACAGCAACCAGATGCTGGTGGAAATCATGGGCCTGCAGCTGCCCGGCAGCTCGTTCGTTAACCCGGGCACGGATCTGCGCAACGCCCTCAACGACGCGGCGGTGAAGCAGCTGGTACAGATCACCGAGCCCAGCCTGCACACGCCGATTGCCAAGATTCTCAGCGAGAAGACCTTCGTCAACGGCATTGTCGGTCTGCTCGCCACCGGCGGCTCCACCAACCACACACTGCATCTGGTGGCCATGGCGCGCGCCGCCGGTATCCAGCTGACCTGGCAGGATATGGCGGACCTGTCGGAAGTGGTGCCGCTGTTGTGCCATGTCTACCCGAACGGCACCGCCGATATCAATCAGTTCGCTGCCGCCGGCGGCATGCAGTACCTGATTCGCGAACTGCTCGGCGCCGGCCTGCTGCACGATGATGTGCACACGGTACTCGGCAACTCCGGCCTCAAACCCTACTGCCACGATCCGTTCCTGGACGATGACAAGACCGGCGTGGTCTGGCGCCCGACGGTCGAGGAGAGCGGCAACCCGGACATTATCCGTCCGGCCAGCGACCCTTTCTCCAGTCACGGCGGCCTGCAGTTGCTGGACGGCAACCTGGGCAAGAGCGTGATCAAGGTGTCTGCCCTGAAACCCGAGCACCTGCATGTAAAGGCACCGGCGGTGGTCTTCAACAGCCAGGACGAGGTGCTGGAGCGGTTCAAGGCCGGCGAGCTGGAAAAAGACTTTATCGCGGTGGTGCGGTTCCAGGGGCCGCAGGCGATCGGTATGCCGGAACTGCACAAACTGACGCCCACCCTCGGCGTGCTGCAGGATCGCGGCTTCAAGGTGGCGTTGGTCACTGACGGGCGTATGTCCGGCGCGTCGGGCAAGGTGCCGGCGGCGATTCATATGGCTCCCGAGGCAGTGGACGGCGGCAATATTGCCAAGGTGCGCGATGGTGACCTCATCGAACTCGATTCGAATGCCGGCGTACTGCGCGTACATGTTGACGACGCCGAACTGGCGGCGCGCGAACCGGCCCACTGCGACCTGACGGAGAGCGGCCGCGGTATGGGGCGCGAACTGTTCGCCAATATGCGCGCGCTGGCCAGCGGTGCCGAGAGCGGTGCCAGCATATTATTTTAA
- the pgi gene encoding glucose-6-phosphate isomerase → MQLTQLASWRKLDSLAQQMRTRHLRDLFAADPQRGRRLSLELPEFLFDYSKNLVDDEVLVNLLQLARDADLEGWRAQMFAGAPINRTEGRPVLHVALRGALPESVPMQGAPVEALVESELERLKGFVNLLHNGGVTGCTGKKITDVVNLGVGGSHLGPQMVIEALRAHRCGDVRIHFVSNVDGAQLADVLAPLDTETTLFVVSSKTFTTTETMTNARSALRWLGGLGSTEELLRRHFVAVTANSDKARAFGVEPQRVFQFWDWVGGRYSLWSAIGLPIAIAIGFDGFRALLDGAASMDRHFREAPLEQNAPVLMGLLSLWYCTFMGYPAHAVLPYDQALHMLPAYLQQADMESNGKSTTRAGEEVGYATGPLIWGMLGINGQHAFYQYLHQSPEVVPADFIGSVAPGHDLPGHHEILLANMLAQSQALMNGVSREQVEVELTGKGLSKEKIEALAPYKVHRGNKPSNTILLRTLDPRTLGALIALYEHKIFVQGVILQIYSFDQWGVELGKGLAAALQPQLESGEVSGQDASTARLIEYCRQATAGAEAPLATG, encoded by the coding sequence ATGCAACTCACCCAACTCGCCAGCTGGCGCAAACTCGATAGTCTGGCGCAGCAGATGCGCACCCGGCATCTGCGTGACCTGTTCGCTGCGGATCCGCAGCGCGGCCGCCGCCTGTCGCTTGAGCTGCCGGAATTCCTGTTCGATTACTCGAAAAACCTGGTCGATGACGAGGTTCTTGTAAATTTATTACAGCTGGCGCGGGACGCCGATCTGGAGGGCTGGCGGGCGCAGATGTTCGCCGGGGCGCCGATCAATCGCACCGAAGGGCGGCCGGTTCTGCACGTTGCGCTGCGCGGGGCGCTGCCGGAATCCGTGCCGATGCAGGGGGCGCCGGTAGAAGCACTGGTGGAAAGTGAGCTGGAGCGCTTGAAAGGGTTTGTAAATTTACTACATAATGGCGGCGTGACAGGATGCACCGGTAAAAAGATCACTGATGTGGTCAATCTCGGCGTTGGTGGTTCCCATTTGGGGCCGCAGATGGTCATCGAGGCGCTGCGGGCGCACCGCTGCGGCGACGTCCGCATTCACTTCGTGTCCAATGTGGACGGGGCGCAGCTGGCCGATGTGCTGGCGCCGCTGGATACCGAGACGACCCTGTTTGTGGTGTCCTCGAAGACGTTTACCACCACCGAGACCATGACCAATGCCCGCAGTGCTCTGCGCTGGCTGGGCGGCCTGGGATCGACAGAGGAGCTGTTGCGCCGGCACTTTGTCGCCGTCACCGCAAACTCGGACAAAGCGCGCGCTTTCGGTGTCGAGCCGCAGCGCGTTTTTCAGTTCTGGGACTGGGTCGGCGGGCGCTACTCGCTGTGGTCAGCGATCGGTCTGCCGATTGCGATTGCCATCGGTTTCGACGGTTTCCGCGCGCTGCTCGACGGTGCGGCGTCGATGGACCGCCACTTCCGCGAGGCGCCGCTGGAACAGAATGCGCCGGTGCTGATGGGGCTGTTGAGCCTGTGGTACTGCACATTTATGGGATACCCGGCACACGCGGTGCTGCCCTACGACCAGGCCCTGCACATGCTGCCGGCCTACCTGCAGCAGGCGGATATGGAGAGCAACGGCAAATCTACCACCAGGGCAGGGGAGGAGGTTGGCTACGCAACCGGGCCCTTAATATGGGGGATGCTCGGCATCAACGGCCAGCATGCCTTTTACCAGTACCTGCACCAGAGTCCCGAGGTGGTGCCGGCGGACTTCATCGGCAGCGTCGCTCCGGGGCACGATCTGCCCGGCCATCACGAAATACTGCTGGCCAACATGCTGGCGCAGAGCCAGGCGCTGATGAACGGTGTCAGTCGCGAACAGGTGGAAGTCGAGCTGACCGGCAAGGGCCTGAGCAAAGAAAAAATAGAAGCGCTGGCCCCGTACAAGGTGCACCGCGGAAATAAACCGAGCAACACCATTCTGTTGCGCACGCTGGATCCCCGCACGCTGGGCGCTTTGATCGCCCTGTACGAGCACAAAATTTTTGTGCAGGGTGTGATCCTGCAAATTTATTCTTTTGACCAGTGGGGAGTGGAACTGGGCAAAGGGCTGGCCGCGGCGCTACAACCTCAGTTGGAGAGTGGCGAAGTGAGCGGACAGGACGCCTCCACCGCCCGACTGATCGAATACTGCCGTCAGGCCACTGCCGGCGCAGAGGCGCCGCTGGCCACCGGCTAA
- a CDS encoding LacI family DNA-binding transcriptional regulator: protein MKVTINDVAARAGVSIKTVSRVINNEPSVRPATRKKVLEAVEALNYQPNLAARNLAGTRSYTIAFIYDNPNAYYVIDMQNGILAACKARGYELLIHPSNAKSANVHEELRNLVEHSKIAGLVLTPPFSETQSVIDTIKSLGVDYVRIVSSEAALDDEDNCIQVDDSAAAVDLTQHLLQQGHRRIGFLCGGEEHVSTHGRLHGYREALENAGIPVDENLILKGEYSFDSGVQGAKKLLQSPNPPSAIFASNDEMAAGALFAARLMNIEIPAQLSIVGFEDSPFSRQTWPKLTTAHQPNNEIAKCAAALLLSKARGKGAAESATASKEAGIVRTFTPELVVRDSSGPAPD, encoded by the coding sequence ATGAAAGTCACCATTAACGATGTTGCCGCGCGCGCCGGCGTATCGATCAAGACCGTATCCCGGGTTATCAACAACGAACCGTCGGTGCGCCCGGCCACCAGGAAGAAAGTGCTGGAGGCGGTAGAGGCGCTCAATTACCAGCCCAATCTCGCTGCCCGCAACCTGGCCGGCACCCGCTCGTACACCATCGCATTCATTTATGACAACCCGAACGCCTACTACGTGATCGACATGCAGAACGGCATCCTCGCCGCCTGCAAGGCGCGCGGCTACGAGCTGCTGATCCACCCGAGCAACGCCAAATCCGCCAATGTGCACGAGGAATTGCGCAACCTGGTGGAACACTCGAAGATCGCGGGCCTGGTACTGACGCCCCCCTTCTCCGAGACCCAGTCGGTAATCGATACGATCAAATCTCTCGGTGTCGACTATGTGCGCATCGTCTCCAGCGAGGCGGCCCTCGACGACGAAGACAACTGCATCCAGGTAGACGACAGCGCCGCCGCGGTGGACCTGACCCAGCACCTGCTGCAGCAGGGACACCGGCGTATCGGCTTCCTCTGCGGCGGCGAAGAGCACGTGTCCACCCACGGCCGCCTGCACGGCTACCGCGAAGCGCTGGAGAACGCCGGGATACCCGTGGACGAAAACCTGATCCTGAAAGGCGAATACTCATTCGATTCCGGCGTCCAGGGGGCCAAGAAGCTGCTGCAGTCTCCCAACCCGCCCAGCGCGATTTTCGCCAGCAACGACGAAATGGCCGCCGGCGCCCTGTTTGCTGCGCGCCTGATGAATATCGAGATACCGGCGCAGCTGTCCATCGTCGGCTTTGAGGACAGTCCCTTCTCGCGCCAGACCTGGCCCAAGCTGACCACCGCCCACCAGCCCAATAACGAAATCGCCAAGTGCGCCGCCGCGCTACTGCTGAGCAAGGCCCGCGGCAAGGGCGCCGCCGAGAGCGCCACCGCGAGCAAGGAAGCGGGTATTGTGCGCACCTTTACCCCGGAGCTGGTGGTACGGGATTCGAGCGGGCCGGCGCCGGACTAA
- a CDS encoding sugar MFS transporter, which translates to MNTAVATQSESRGSLLPMAIVGMLFFIFGFVTWLNGSLIPFLKILCDLSDFQALFVTFAFYISYTVMALPMAAILRRTGYRDGMAIGLGIMAVAALIYIPAAQTGNYAIFLLAQFGLGAGLTILQTASNPYVVKVGPAESAAMRISIMGLINKSAGVLAPIVFTALVLSGLTDFHAEGIAKLGEAERATRLSEVANRLVMPYIYMAVMLAALVALVKFSGLPEIDEDAGVDSESKSGIWQFPQAVLGAVALFTYVGVEVIAGDTIGLYGSKLGVANFASLTSYTMVFMVIGYVIGVVGIPRFISQQTALLGSALAGGLCVLGVVFSSESSTAISTALWGWSGIPVIPDAVTFVALMGLAHALVWPAVWPLALEGLGKYTAQGSALLIMGIAGGAVIPLAFGHISDIAGSTQLGYWVALPCYLFILFYALKGHKMRSWK; encoded by the coding sequence ATGAATACCGCAGTAGCAACGCAGAGTGAGTCGAGAGGCAGCCTGTTGCCGATGGCAATTGTCGGCATGCTGTTTTTTATATTCGGTTTCGTGACCTGGCTGAATGGTTCACTGATTCCATTTCTGAAAATTCTGTGCGACCTGAGTGACTTTCAGGCGCTGTTTGTGACGTTTGCGTTCTACATCTCGTATACCGTGATGGCACTGCCGATGGCCGCCATCCTGCGCCGCACCGGCTACCGCGATGGCATGGCCATCGGTCTCGGCATCATGGCGGTGGCGGCGCTGATTTATATTCCGGCGGCGCAGACTGGCAACTACGCCATTTTCCTGCTCGCGCAGTTCGGTCTCGGCGCGGGCCTGACTATTCTGCAAACCGCTTCCAACCCCTATGTGGTCAAGGTGGGTCCGGCGGAGAGTGCCGCCATGCGCATCAGCATCATGGGCCTGATCAACAAGAGTGCCGGGGTGCTCGCTCCTATTGTGTTTACCGCACTGGTTTTATCCGGTCTGACGGATTTCCACGCCGAGGGCATCGCCAAGCTGGGCGAAGCCGAACGCGCCACGCGCCTGAGTGAAGTAGCCAACCGCCTGGTGATGCCCTACATCTACATGGCGGTGATGCTGGCGGCCCTGGTGGCGCTGGTGAAGTTCTCCGGCCTGCCTGAAATCGACGAAGATGCCGGTGTCGACAGCGAAAGCAAATCCGGCATCTGGCAGTTTCCGCAAGCGGTACTGGGCGCGGTAGCGCTGTTCACTTACGTCGGTGTCGAGGTGATTGCCGGGGATACCATCGGGCTATACGGTTCCAAACTCGGGGTGGCGAATTTCGCCTCGCTGACGTCTTACACCATGGTGTTTATGGTGATCGGCTATGTGATCGGTGTGGTGGGGATTCCGCGTTTTATCAGCCAGCAGACCGCTCTGCTGGGTTCGGCACTCGCCGGTGGCCTGTGTGTGTTGGGTGTGGTGTTTTCCTCGGAAAGCAGTACCGCGATCTCCACTGCGCTGTGGGGCTGGAGCGGCATCCCGGTGATTCCCGATGCGGTGACTTTTGTCGCGCTGATGGGCCTGGCGCACGCGCTGGTGTGGCCGGCAGTGTGGCCGCTGGCGCTGGAAGGTCTGGGTAAATACACCGCCCAGGGCTCGGCACTGCTGATTATGGGGATTGCCGGTGGCGCGGTTATTCCGCTGGCGTTCGGGCATATCAGTGATATCGCCGGAAGCACCCAGTTGGGCTATTGGGTCGCGCTGCCCTGCTATCTATTTATCCTCTTCTACGCGCTGAAAGGTCACAAGATGCGCAGCTGGAAGTAA